GGGGTGCTGGAGGCGCGCCGGCGGCATCCCAGCTGGGGGCCCAAGAAGTTGATTGCCTGGCTGGAAGACCATCGTTCTGAGCAAACCTGGCCGGCCGCTAGTACGGCCGGAGAGATCCTTAAGCGCCATGGTCTGGTGCGAGGCCGGCCCTTCCGCCGTCGGGTGGAGCATCCGGGACGCAGCCTTTACCCGGCGCTGCAACCCAACGACCTGTGGACGGCGGACTTCAAGGGGCAGTTCCGAACCGGGGACGCCCGCTACTGCTACCCGCTGACGGTTGCCGACTTTCTGAGCCGGTACCTTTTGGGTTGTCAGGCTTTGCGCTCCAGCGGGACGCAGAGCAGCCGGGCGATCTTCGAACGGCTGTTTCGGGAATACGGCCTTCCTCAGGCCATTCGCACCGACAACGGCGCCCCCTTTGCCTCCATTGCCATCGGAAGGCTCTCGGCCCTGTCGGTCTGGTGGATCCGGCTGGGCATCCTGCCCGTTCTCATCGAGCCGTCCCATCCCGAGCAGAACGCCAGCCATGAACGGATGCACCGTACCCTCAAGGAAGAGACGGCCCGCCCGCCGCAAGCCAACCTTGCGGCGCAGCAGAGACGCTTCGATCGCTTCCGTCGCGAGTACAACGAGCAACGCCCCCACGAGTCTCTGTGTCAAAAGCCTCCTGCCACCCTCTACCGACCCTCTCCACGTCCCTTCCCGCAGCGGCTGCCGCCGCTGGAGTATCCGGGTCATTTCGAAATCCGCCGCGTCGGATCCAACGGCTGCATCAGCTGGAACTCCCAGTGGCTTCATTTAACCCAGGCTCTGGCTGATCAGGACGTTGGAATGGAGGAAATCCACGACGGCGTCTGGTCGATTCATTTTGGCCCGATGCT
This region of Candidatus Polarisedimenticolia bacterium genomic DNA includes:
- a CDS encoding IS481 family transposase produces the protein MPWSETTPMRERVKLVAAFSDGIFSMTELAQLHGISRKTGYKWVERFEQEGLDGLKERSRAPKSSPHRTPEQVVGGVLEARRRHPSWGPKKLIAWLEDHRSEQTWPAASTAGEILKRHGLVRGRPFRRRVEHPGRSLYPALQPNDLWTADFKGQFRTGDARYCYPLTVADFLSRYLLGCQALRSSGTQSSRAIFERLFREYGLPQAIRTDNGAPFASIAIGRLSALSVWWIRLGILPVLIEPSHPEQNASHERMHRTLKEETARPPQANLAAQQRRFDRFRREYNEQRPHESLCQKPPATLYRPSPRPFPQRLPPLEYPGHFEIRRVGSNGCISWNSQWLHLTQALADQDVGMEEIHDGVWSIHFGPMLLGRFHQGEVRLRGVHS